The proteins below come from a single Mya arenaria isolate MELC-2E11 chromosome 6, ASM2691426v1 genomic window:
- the LOC128237332 gene encoding uncharacterized protein LOC128237332 isoform X2 — protein MGVGQMALLDASSDMLNVAREKLAAELDANKVSSIVQNSLPEIPFGDGTFDGVLLNAVLPHLPRGDGNFSGAVETLKEARRVLQPDGVISITESLDSSLTNAWCLNISPEIANKFCPILPSVEEWNKIFYEAGLKCLVRTNLLGFGLFSDEDYFDDTNIFKQEWLNSSVYYEPATKEEIERMRQKVKTLQTRGEIKEWIKDHDQTEKFGFMTLFICQ, from the exons ATGGGAGTCGGACAGATGGCTTTATTGGATGCTTCCTCAGATATGCTGAACGTTGCAAGAGAAAAGCTTGCTGCAGAATTAGACGCCA ATAAGGTTTCTTCAATTGTCCAGAATTCTTTACCGGAAATACCATTTGGTGATGGAACATTTGACGGCGTCCTTCTAAACGCG gtattgccCCATTTACCAAGAGGTGATGGGAATTTCTCTGGCGCAGTTGAGACCCTGAAGGAAGCACGCAGAGTTTTGCAACCAGATGGAGTAATTTCTATTACAGAATCGCTTGATTCATCTCTTACGAACGCATGGTGTCTCAACATTTCCCCAGAGATAGCAAATAAATTTTGTCCCATTTTGCCATCGGTAGAAGAatggaacaaaatattttatgaagctGGCCTTAAATGCTTGGTAAGGACAAATTTGCTCGGATTCGGACTCTTCAGTGACGAAGACTATTTTGATGATACTAACATATTTAAGCAGGAATGGCTTAATAGCTCTGTTTATTATGAACCGGCAACAAAAGAAGAAATTGAACGTATGAGGCAGAAGGTTAAAACTCTTCAAACAAGGGGTGAGATTAAGGAGTGGATTAAAGACCACGACCAAACAGAAAAGTTCGGATTTATGACTCTTTTTATTTGTCAGTGA